A single window of Flagellimonas maritima DNA harbors:
- a CDS encoding Gfo/Idh/MocA family protein: protein MKNINRRNFIKKTSLSAAAVSIAPSYLRANSERPYQSKYMGGYAAPKLENVRAAFIGVGARGGDHLKFLAALLNTEVVAICDIYEDLVKQKVGWVKEVSTLDRHKNIKQYSGNEDIWKQMLSEVKPDVVFIATNWKNHAPMAIESMNQGAHAFVEVPIALRIEEMWDIIDTSERTQKHCMMLENVNYSRDELMFLNMCRQGVIGEILHGEAAYIHELRWQMEEQERGTGSWRTHHYANRNGNLYPTHGLGPVAQYMNLARSVDNFKSLVSFSTPSLGRAAYAKKNYPTDHKWNQLDFNGGDLNTSIVKTNLGRTIMVQWDETSPRPYSRLNLIQGTKGTLAGYPTRVALEGGVEGITKDHHSWVQGEQLQALYEKYDHPLYTRLNEAAKGSGHGGMDGIMVYRIVECLQKGLPLDQNVYEGCFWSAVAPLSERSVENDGAPQKFPDFTRGNWKNTAPLAIIS from the coding sequence ATGAAAAACATCAACAGACGTAATTTTATAAAAAAAACTTCTCTATCAGCGGCAGCGGTATCCATAGCCCCTAGTTATCTAAGAGCGAACAGTGAACGCCCTTACCAATCCAAATATATGGGCGGGTATGCCGCACCAAAGTTGGAAAATGTTAGGGCTGCTTTTATTGGGGTAGGTGCCCGTGGGGGAGATCATTTAAAATTTTTAGCGGCATTGCTCAATACCGAAGTGGTTGCCATTTGTGATATTTATGAAGATTTGGTCAAACAAAAAGTAGGTTGGGTAAAAGAAGTATCTACACTGGATAGACATAAAAATATTAAACAATACTCAGGGAACGAAGATATTTGGAAGCAGATGCTATCAGAAGTAAAACCAGATGTAGTTTTTATTGCCACAAATTGGAAAAACCATGCTCCCATGGCCATTGAATCGATGAACCAAGGAGCACATGCCTTTGTTGAAGTGCCGATAGCCTTGAGAATAGAGGAAATGTGGGACATCATTGATACGAGCGAGCGCACCCAAAAGCATTGTATGATGCTCGAAAATGTGAACTACAGTAGAGACGAACTCATGTTTTTGAACATGTGCAGACAGGGTGTTATTGGTGAAATATTGCACGGTGAAGCTGCCTATATTCATGAATTGCGTTGGCAGATGGAAGAGCAGGAGAGAGGCACAGGTTCATGGAGAACACACCATTATGCCAACCGTAATGGTAATCTTTACCCCACACACGGCCTAGGTCCCGTGGCACAGTATATGAATTTGGCAAGGAGCGTGGATAACTTTAAAAGTCTGGTCTCTTTTTCTACACCCTCACTTGGTAGAGCTGCCTATGCAAAGAAAAATTATCCTACGGACCATAAATGGAACCAACTGGATTTTAATGGAGGTGATTTAAATACATCCATTGTAAAAACTAATTTGGGGAGGACCATCATGGTGCAATGGGATGAAACAAGTCCAAGACCCTACTCACGTTTAAATCTTATTCAGGGCACAAAAGGTACATTGGCAGGGTATCCAACACGGGTAGCATTGGAGGGTGGTGTCGAAGGAATCACAAAAGATCACCATTCATGGGTACAAGGCGAACAATTGCAAGCACTCTATGAAAAATATGACCATCCACTTTACACTAGACTCAATGAAGCAGCAAAAGGGAGCGGCCATGGCGGTATGGACGGAATTATGGTGTATCGTATTGTGGAATGCCTGCAAAAAGGACTTCCCCTTGATCAAAATGTTTACGAAGGTTGTTTTTGGAGTGCTGTAGCACCTTTAAGCGAGCGTTCCGTTGAAAATGATGGAGCTCCGCAAAAATTCCCTGACTTTACTAGGGGAAATTGGAAGAATACAGCTCCTTTGGCTATTATAAGCTAA
- a CDS encoding sterol desaturase family protein, whose translation METYAQALLYATPFFTGLVLFEVLYGHFVKKQMHNVMDTVSSLSSGLTNVVKDSLGIGLIIVTYPFLLEHLALTEIKATWLVWIIAFLVLDFAGYWNHRLSHHINFFWNQHVIHHSSEEFNLACALRQSISNLLGYFSLLLIPAALVGVPHKVIAILAPIHLFAQFWYHTRHIGKLGWLEYIIITPSQHRVHHAINPEYVDKNLGQIFSFWDRIFGTFQEELDEVPAQYGVLKPANTWNPILINFQHLWRLIKDAWHTKSYWDKIRIWFMPTGWRPRDVKKKYPIQIIEDVYNFKKYQPKTSRTLKGYAIFQLIVTTILMLFMFFNYSEIGFSGLLLFGAFLFIGIYGYTSLMDKATYAIWIEIFRGIGGLALILITGDWFGLNEYISVGSYLVGLYFGITVLGSIYFTFFERSYIAPDFVS comes from the coding sequence ATGGAAACATATGCTCAGGCACTATTGTATGCCACTCCTTTTTTTACAGGATTGGTGCTATTTGAGGTTCTTTATGGGCATTTTGTCAAAAAACAAATGCACAATGTCATGGATACCGTTAGCAGTTTAAGCTCAGGTCTTACGAATGTTGTTAAGGATTCGCTAGGGATTGGACTTATAATTGTTACATACCCTTTTTTGTTGGAGCATTTGGCACTGACAGAAATTAAGGCTACTTGGTTGGTATGGATAATAGCTTTTTTGGTTCTTGATTTTGCAGGTTATTGGAACCATCGTCTAAGTCACCATATCAATTTTTTTTGGAATCAACATGTTATACATCACAGCAGTGAAGAATTCAATTTGGCCTGTGCGTTGCGCCAATCGATTTCCAATCTACTTGGCTACTTTTCTTTACTATTGATTCCTGCAGCATTGGTTGGCGTTCCCCATAAGGTCATTGCAATTCTGGCCCCAATCCATTTATTTGCACAGTTTTGGTACCATACAAGACATATTGGTAAATTGGGTTGGTTGGAATATATTATTATCACTCCATCACAACATAGGGTGCACCATGCTATAAATCCTGAGTATGTGGACAAGAACCTTGGACAGATTTTTAGTTTTTGGGACAGAATATTTGGTACTTTTCAAGAAGAATTGGACGAAGTTCCTGCACAGTACGGTGTGTTAAAACCCGCCAACACCTGGAATCCCATTTTAATCAATTTTCAGCATTTATGGAGATTGATAAAAGATGCATGGCACACCAAAAGCTATTGGGACAAGATTAGAATTTGGTTTATGCCAACCGGTTGGCGCCCTAGAGATGTTAAGAAAAAATATCCGATTCAAATTATAGAAGATGTATATAATTTTAAAAAATACCAACCCAAAACTTCAAGAACTTTAAAGGGATATGCTATTTTTCAATTGATAGTAACCACGATTCTGATGTTGTTCATGTTCTTTAACTATTCAGAAATTGGCTTTAGTGGCCTATTATTGTTCGGAGCTTTTCTATTTATTGGTATCTATGGGTATACCAGTCTAATGGACAAAGCTACTTACGCAATATGGATAGAGATTTTTAGGGGAATTGGTGGTTTGGCACTCATTTTAATTACTGGGGATTGGTTCGGATTAAATGAATATATTTCAGTAGGCAGTTATTTGGTGGGTCTTTATTTTGGTATCACCGTATTGGGAAGCATTTACTTTACTTTTTTTGAAAGGAGTTATATTGCTCCAGATTTTGTTTCCTAA
- a CDS encoding acyl-CoA-binding protein translates to MTDENLHKKFEEAVAYVSNYDEPLPADLLLKLYAYFKIANKNYNNPGSKTPLINAFKANALIQAQNISDEDAMKGYIDLVNIELKKT, encoded by the coding sequence ATGACTGATGAAAATTTACATAAAAAATTTGAAGAGGCCGTTGCGTACGTTAGCAACTATGATGAGCCGTTACCAGCAGACCTTTTGCTAAAACTTTATGCCTATTTCAAAATAGCCAATAAAAATTATAACAACCCTGGCAGTAAAACCCCGCTCATTAATGCTTTTAAGGCCAATGCACTTATACAGGCACAGAATATTTCTGACGAAGATGCCATGAAAGGTTATATAGACCTTGTAAATATTGAGCTAAAAAAAACTTAG
- a CDS encoding phosphatidylserine decarboxylase family protein has protein sequence MFHKEGQKIIIITFLIVSAIILSAQFYVDLKWMRFLLQVTAIILLISILQFFRNPRRLVTPNFDEILAPVDGKVVVIEEVEETEYFKDKRKQVSIFMSPLNVHVTRYAASGTVTYSKYHPGKYLVAWHPKSSTENERTTVVLHTPKFGEIGYRQIAGAMARRIVNYAEEGEQVTQGQDAGFIKFGSRVDLLLPLDCDIAVKLGQKVVGAKTCIAAIRQKDD, from the coding sequence ATGTTTCATAAAGAAGGGCAAAAAATAATCATCATAACTTTTTTGATAGTAAGTGCCATCATTCTTTCCGCACAATTTTATGTTGATTTGAAATGGATGAGATTCTTGTTGCAAGTAACGGCAATTATACTTTTAATATCAATATTGCAGTTCTTTAGAAATCCAAGAAGGCTGGTTACCCCAAACTTTGATGAAATTTTAGCTCCGGTGGATGGAAAGGTCGTAGTGATTGAAGAGGTGGAAGAAACAGAATATTTTAAGGACAAGAGAAAGCAGGTCTCAATATTTATGTCTCCACTGAATGTACATGTAACACGCTATGCCGCTAGCGGTACGGTAACCTATTCTAAATATCACCCTGGTAAATATTTGGTCGCTTGGCACCCTAAATCAAGTACAGAAAATGAGCGTACAACTGTTGTACTTCACACCCCTAAATTTGGAGAAATTGGATACAGACAAATAGCTGGTGCAATGGCAAGACGTATTGTAAACTACGCAGAAGAAGGAGAACAAGTAACTCAAGGACAAGATGCAGGTTTTATAAAGTTTGGGTCAAGAGTGGATTTATTATTGCCTTTGGACTGTGATATAGCAGTAAAGTTGGGCCAAAAGGTTGTGGGGGCAAAAACTTGTATTGCCGCTATCCGACAAAAAGATGACTGA
- a CDS encoding phosphatidate cytidylyltransferase translates to MKEILKRSITGVIYVVLLLGTVFLSSDAFDFLFMVFGLACLYEFKKIVRLRGYYIFIAYLALWWAFIYLIHDTEVINILMLLTITVDLALLVFLFSNKKKEFTNIQKFIIGVFYIGGGCIFLTMIPYKQDDFAQILIMGIFILIWVNDTFAYLVGRTMGRTKLYSAISPKKTVEGSLGGLIFALVAAYFLARYETKLALSEWFVLATVIVIAGGLGDLLESKFKRVAGIKDSGAILPGHGGVWDRLDSLVFAAPFAYLVLNIFSYVS, encoded by the coding sequence ATGAAAGAAATATTAAAGCGCTCCATTACAGGGGTCATCTATGTAGTACTGCTTCTGGGTACCGTTTTTTTGAGTTCGGATGCTTTTGATTTTCTTTTCATGGTGTTTGGACTTGCCTGCCTTTATGAGTTCAAAAAAATTGTACGGTTGAGGGGTTACTATATCTTTATTGCCTATCTGGCGCTTTGGTGGGCTTTTATTTATCTTATTCATGATACCGAAGTAATCAACATTTTAATGTTGTTGACCATAACAGTGGATTTAGCACTGCTGGTTTTTCTTTTCTCCAACAAAAAAAAGGAATTCACGAATATCCAGAAATTCATTATTGGCGTATTTTACATAGGTGGAGGCTGTATTTTTTTAACAATGATTCCTTATAAACAAGATGACTTTGCACAAATCTTGATTATGGGGATTTTTATTTTGATTTGGGTAAATGATACTTTTGCATACTTGGTAGGACGTACAATGGGTAGAACTAAACTTTATTCTGCAATTTCTCCCAAAAAAACTGTTGAAGGTTCTTTAGGAGGTCTTATTTTTGCATTGGTAGCGGCATACTTTTTAGCAAGATATGAGACTAAACTGGCACTGTCCGAATGGTTCGTCCTTGCTACCGTTATAGTGATAGCAGGGGGTCTGGGTGATTTGTTGGAATCCAAATTTAAACGCGTTGCAGGTATAAAGGACAGTGGAGCCATTTTACCTGGACACGGTGGAGTTTGGGATAGGTTGGACAGTTTGGTATTTGCAGCACCATTTGCATATTTAGTACTTAATATATTTTCTTATGTTTCATAA
- a CDS encoding LUD domain-containing protein, producing MGIFDKIFGGGKKVSKETVETRGEHMPDLKIPVDEKFTIYFKKNGGKFIYCEDDSELSDALKNIISENNWQNQSFYFLDDRLENRFSSEKIHFTKNRKDSDVFFTTCEHLIAHNGSILVCSNQIKEKKLDELPSNLIVYATTSQLVDSISEGLKVIKEKYRKNFPNNITTLKHFESTPENKNDFLSYGSASKNVYLLLLEDY from the coding sequence ATGGGAATTTTTGATAAAATTTTTGGAGGTGGTAAAAAGGTTTCAAAGGAAACTGTGGAAACCCGTGGTGAACATATGCCCGATTTAAAAATTCCTGTTGATGAAAAATTCACGATTTATTTTAAGAAAAACGGAGGTAAGTTTATTTATTGCGAAGACGATTCTGAATTGTCCGATGCATTAAAAAATATAATTTCTGAAAACAATTGGCAGAACCAATCCTTCTATTTTCTTGATGATCGTTTGGAAAATCGCTTCTCTTCTGAGAAAATCCATTTTACAAAAAATAGAAAAGATAGTGATGTCTTCTTCACAACTTGTGAACATTTGATAGCGCACAATGGCTCCATTCTGGTCTGCTCCAATCAAATAAAGGAAAAAAAATTAGATGAATTGCCTTCAAACCTTATTGTCTATGCGACTACGAGCCAATTGGTAGATTCTATAAGCGAGGGATTGAAGGTTATAAAAGAAAAATACAGAAAAAATTTTCCCAACAATATAACAACGCTCAAACACTTTGAATCGACCCCAGAAAACAAAAATGATTTCCTATCGTACGGTAGTGCTTCAAAAAATGTATATCTTTTACTTTTAGAAGACTACTAA
- the ftsH gene encoding ATP-dependent zinc metalloprotease FtsH, protein MAKENNSNTPKKPRFSSWWIYGVVIALIIGFQFFGGNSFSSTEKTTTSELQEYLRNGDISEILIITNTRQAKVFLTEEALQKDVHKNVADKPFNFSAGKIPQYVLDYGDLQNFEDEIKSIKKENNLDTIVDFDTESNVLGELLLSLLPFALIIGIWIYLMRRMSGGAGGGAGGQIFNIGKSKAKLFDEKTDTRTSFKDVAGLEGAKEEVEEIVEFLKNPDKYTSLGGKIPKGALLVGPPGTGKTLLAKAVAGEAKVPFFSLSGSDFVEMFVGVGASRVRDLFKQAKDKSPAIIFIDEIDAIGRARGKNNFTGSNDERENTLNQLLTEMDGFGTNTNVIVLAATNRADVLDKALMRAGRFDRQIYVDLPDIRERKEIFEVHLRPIKTAETLDMEFLAKQTPGFSGADIANVCNEAALIAARKEKKAVTKQDFLDAVDRIVGGLEKKNKIITPEEKKTIAYHEAGHATVSWMLEHAAPLVKVTIVPRGQSLGAAWYLPEERLIVRPEQMLDEMCATMGGRAAERVIFDKISTGALSDLEKVTKQARAMVTIYGLNDKLGNITYYDSSGNNEYGFTKPYSEETAQKIDLEISKMIEEQYQRAIKLLADNKDKLTELADRLLEKEVIFKDDLEKIFGRRPFEKEELETEITE, encoded by the coding sequence ATGGCAAAAGAAAACAATTCCAATACCCCAAAAAAACCTCGTTTTAGTTCTTGGTGGATTTATGGCGTAGTAATCGCATTAATCATTGGTTTCCAATTTTTTGGTGGAAACAGTTTCTCCAGTACAGAGAAAACAACTACTTCAGAGCTTCAAGAATATTTGAGGAACGGGGACATCTCTGAAATCTTGATAATTACAAATACCAGACAGGCCAAGGTATTTTTAACGGAAGAGGCACTTCAGAAGGATGTCCACAAAAATGTTGCGGATAAACCTTTCAATTTTTCAGCAGGTAAAATTCCCCAGTATGTTCTTGATTATGGAGACCTTCAAAATTTTGAAGATGAAATTAAAAGCATCAAGAAGGAAAATAATCTTGATACTATCGTTGATTTTGATACAGAATCCAACGTTTTGGGAGAACTACTGCTTTCATTGTTGCCTTTTGCCTTGATTATAGGAATCTGGATCTATTTAATGCGAAGAATGTCCGGAGGAGCTGGAGGCGGGGCTGGAGGCCAGATTTTCAATATTGGAAAATCCAAAGCAAAACTTTTTGATGAAAAAACGGATACAAGGACATCGTTCAAGGATGTTGCTGGGCTTGAAGGAGCAAAAGAAGAAGTAGAGGAAATCGTCGAATTTCTTAAAAATCCTGATAAATATACTTCCTTGGGTGGAAAAATACCCAAAGGTGCTTTACTGGTAGGACCTCCGGGAACAGGTAAGACGTTGTTGGCAAAGGCGGTTGCGGGAGAGGCAAAGGTTCCATTTTTCTCACTTTCAGGTTCGGATTTTGTAGAAATGTTCGTAGGCGTTGGTGCCTCACGGGTTCGTGACCTTTTTAAACAAGCAAAAGATAAATCACCGGCAATTATTTTCATCGATGAAATTGATGCCATTGGTCGGGCAAGAGGAAAAAATAACTTTACAGGTTCAAATGATGAGCGAGAAAATACACTGAACCAATTGTTGACCGAAATGGATGGATTTGGCACTAATACCAATGTAATCGTATTGGCAGCAACAAACCGTGCAGATGTATTGGATAAAGCATTAATGCGTGCAGGTCGTTTTGATCGACAAATTTATGTGGACTTGCCCGATATTAGAGAAAGAAAAGAAATTTTTGAAGTACATCTACGCCCAATAAAAACTGCCGAAACCCTAGATATGGAATTTTTGGCAAAGCAAACCCCAGGTTTTTCGGGAGCAGACATTGCCAACGTATGTAATGAAGCTGCATTGATTGCTGCGCGAAAGGAAAAAAAGGCTGTTACCAAACAAGACTTTTTAGATGCCGTGGATAGAATAGTTGGTGGTCTTGAGAAGAAAAATAAAATTATTACGCCAGAGGAAAAGAAAACCATCGCTTATCATGAAGCAGGTCATGCTACTGTAAGTTGGATGTTGGAACACGCAGCACCATTAGTTAAGGTGACGATAGTACCCAGAGGACAATCACTGGGAGCTGCTTGGTATTTACCGGAAGAGCGTTTAATAGTCCGCCCAGAACAAATGTTGGATGAAATGTGCGCCACAATGGGTGGTAGAGCTGCCGAACGGGTAATCTTCGATAAAATCTCTACAGGTGCTCTTAGCGATCTGGAAAAAGTTACCAAGCAAGCACGAGCCATGGTAACGATTTACGGACTCAACGATAAACTTGGCAATATTACATATTACGATTCTTCTGGAAACAATGAATATGGTTTTACCAAACCCTATAGCGAAGAAACCGCCCAAAAGATAGATTTGGAAATATCAAAAATGATAGAGGAACAATACCAGCGCGCTATAAAATTACTGGCAGACAATAAGGACAAACTTACTGAACTAGCAGATAGATTGTTGGAGAAAGAAGTCATCTTTAAGGATGATCTTGAGAAGATTTTTGGTAGAAGGCCTTTTGAGAAAGAAGAATTAGAGACTGAAATAACTGAATAA
- the rsfS gene encoding ribosome silencing factor, giving the protein MQKTKASADELITLILHGIEEVKGVDVNLLDLREIENTVCDYFIICNGTSNTHVNAIVSSIQKTVSKAIKDKPWHVEGSENAEWVLMDYVNVVVHVFQKHIREFYDIEGLWGDAKVTMVESSYNS; this is encoded by the coding sequence ATGCAGAAAACGAAAGCGAGCGCAGATGAATTGATTACCTTAATTTTACACGGGATAGAAGAAGTTAAAGGAGTTGATGTAAATCTACTTGATCTTAGGGAAATTGAAAATACGGTCTGTGACTACTTTATTATCTGCAATGGTACTTCCAATACGCATGTAAACGCAATTGTTTCATCCATTCAGAAGACCGTCAGCAAGGCTATTAAAGATAAACCTTGGCATGTTGAAGGTTCTGAAAATGCTGAATGGGTCTTAATGGACTATGTCAACGTAGTAGTTCATGTATTTCAAAAACATATTAGGGAATTCTACGACATAGAAGGACTTTGGGGTGATGCCAAAGTGACCATGGTGGAGAGCAGCTACAATTCTTAA
- a CDS encoding biotin--[acetyl-CoA-carboxylase] ligase: MDELPQIIKLDATDSTNLYLKQLLFSNTLNDYTAVVAKKQEKGRGQMGTSWQAEEGKNLTFSLLKKYSSMQVNHQFALNICVSLAVYDILKELAIPNLMVKWPNDIMSGSSKICGILIENVLKGHTIQSSIIGIGLNVNQTSYGNLEKVTSLKSASGRFFDLEELLHKILKKLQFHLSDVENKTVAELLPSYTELLFRKDKPSTFKNSDGELFMGFIRGISPEGKLVLELEDTIFKSFGLKEVSLLY; the protein is encoded by the coding sequence TTGGACGAACTACCACAAATAATCAAACTTGATGCCACGGACTCCACAAATCTTTACTTAAAACAGTTATTATTCTCCAATACCTTGAATGATTATACTGCTGTTGTGGCGAAGAAACAGGAGAAAGGTAGGGGGCAAATGGGTACTTCATGGCAGGCTGAGGAAGGTAAGAATCTGACTTTTAGCCTTTTAAAAAAATATAGTTCTATGCAGGTAAATCACCAGTTTGCGTTGAACATATGTGTTTCTTTGGCTGTTTATGATATCTTAAAAGAGCTCGCCATTCCCAATCTAATGGTAAAATGGCCCAACGACATTATGTCAGGTTCTTCAAAAATATGTGGTATTCTAATTGAAAATGTACTTAAAGGGCATACTATTCAAAGCTCAATTATAGGAATTGGGTTAAATGTTAATCAAACTTCTTATGGGAATCTTGAAAAAGTGACCTCACTTAAATCTGCAAGCGGCCGGTTTTTTGATTTAGAGGAGCTGCTTCATAAAATCTTAAAAAAACTTCAATTCCATTTATCCGATGTTGAAAATAAAACCGTAGCAGAACTATTGCCTTCTTACACAGAACTTCTTTTTAGAAAAGATAAGCCATCAACCTTTAAAAATTCTGATGGGGAGTTATTTATGGGATTTATCCGTGGTATCTCACCGGAAGGTAAATTGGTTTTGGAGCTCGAGGACACTATTTTTAAATCCTTTGGATTAAAAGAAGTGTCCCTACTATACTAG
- a CDS encoding SRPBCC family protein — MYIEAPKKKIAKSNKEVFEFLIDVKNFETLMPQNIDKFEVLDAETFKFALKGMPEIILRLKEQFPNHKVILGAASDKLPFTLTANIEAISDVESEVGLSFEGKFNAMMAMMIKTPITNFMETLSSNLHKID; from the coding sequence ATGTATATTGAAGCACCCAAGAAGAAGATAGCTAAAAGTAATAAAGAAGTTTTTGAATTTTTGATCGATGTCAAGAATTTTGAGACCTTAATGCCTCAGAACATAGATAAGTTTGAAGTTTTGGATGCAGAAACTTTCAAATTTGCACTTAAAGGAATGCCGGAAATAATTCTTAGATTAAAAGAACAATTTCCTAACCACAAAGTGATTTTAGGTGCAGCAAGCGATAAATTGCCTTTCACGTTAACAGCTAACATAGAAGCGATAAGCGATGTTGAAAGCGAGGTAGGATTAAGTTTTGAGGGAAAGTTCAATGCGATGATGGCCATGATGATCAAAACACCCATTACCAATTTTATGGAAACCCTTTCATCCAATTTGCACAAGATAGACTAG
- the pyrE gene encoding orotate phosphoribosyltransferase has translation MVLNKDTAKKTAELLLQINAIKLEPENPFTWASGWKSPIYCDNRILLSYPEIRNYIRGEMAKQVETLYGKPDVIAGVATGAIGIGILVAEALGLPFVYVRPEPKSHGRQNQIEGYLEANQNVVVIEDLISTGKSSLNAVKALKSQKVNVKGMIAIFTYGFDTAAKNFEQENVALHTLSDYDYLIEQASETNYIKESHLQTLLQWKSNPKQWKY, from the coding sequence ATGGTTTTAAACAAGGATACTGCAAAGAAAACTGCTGAACTACTGTTGCAAATTAATGCAATTAAGTTGGAACCAGAAAATCCTTTTACGTGGGCTTCTGGGTGGAAATCTCCTATATATTGCGACAATAGAATATTACTTTCGTATCCAGAGATACGGAACTATATTCGTGGAGAAATGGCAAAACAGGTAGAAACCCTCTATGGAAAACCTGATGTTATTGCGGGCGTTGCAACAGGAGCCATAGGAATTGGAATATTGGTGGCAGAAGCACTTGGTCTTCCTTTTGTATATGTGAGGCCAGAACCAAAATCCCACGGTAGACAAAATCAAATTGAAGGATATTTGGAAGCGAATCAGAATGTAGTGGTCATCGAAGATCTGATCAGTACTGGCAAAAGTAGTTTAAATGCCGTGAAAGCGTTAAAATCCCAAAAAGTGAACGTGAAAGGCATGATAGCCATTTTCACCTATGGATTTGATACAGCAGCAAAAAACTTTGAACAGGAAAATGTTGCATTACATACATTGTCCGACTATGACTACCTGATAGAACAAGCTTCCGAGACCAATTATATCAAAGAATCACATCTACAAACCTTGTTGCAGTGGAAATCAAATCCGAAGCAATGGAAATACTAA
- a CDS encoding NUDIX hydrolase produces the protein MYKVFVNESPLILTNERQDNSNGNLFSLDGDSMVMAITSLAKGRLKKAYIYHPDEEKLLDIFMHKIPVVVAGGGFVTNKKGKVLFIYRNNKWDLPKGKVDKGESIENAAMREVEEETGVKNLQIDKFLRTTYHIFKRNGEYRLKQVHWFAMSTDFSGKLKGQKSEGIEKVKWKGPRKIEKALKNSYFNIKVLFED, from the coding sequence ATGTATAAAGTTTTTGTTAATGAGTCTCCACTGATTTTAACAAACGAGCGACAAGATAATTCCAACGGAAATTTATTTTCATTAGACGGCGATTCCATGGTAATGGCCATAACTTCTTTAGCCAAGGGAAGACTTAAAAAAGCATATATCTATCATCCTGATGAAGAGAAACTCTTGGACATTTTCATGCATAAGATTCCCGTTGTCGTTGCCGGTGGAGGTTTTGTGACCAATAAAAAAGGAAAAGTACTTTTTATTTACAGGAACAATAAATGGGACTTGCCCAAGGGAAAGGTAGATAAGGGGGAGTCTATTGAAAATGCAGCAATGCGCGAGGTGGAAGAGGAAACAGGTGTAAAAAATTTACAAATCGATAAGTTTTTGCGTACCACCTATCACATTTTTAAGAGGAACGGTGAATACAGATTAAAACAGGTCCATTGGTTTGCCATGTCAACAGATTTTTCCGGAAAATTGAAAGGGCAAAAATCTGAAGGTATTGAAAAAGTGAAATGGAAGGGTCCAAGGAAAATAGAGAAAGCACTTAAGAATTCCTATTTTAATATAAAAGTGCTATTTGAAGATTAA